From the genome of Lytechinus pictus isolate F3 Inbred chromosome 4, Lp3.0, whole genome shotgun sequence:
ATGACCAGGATCCACTGCCCAACATCTACTCACCTCCTCTTGCTTCTTTGCGATGCTTCGTTCCTCGGCCCAAATCTCCTGGTCCAGGGCCTGATTCTCCCTCTCCACCTGATCCAGACTGGAGTTAGCCTGGCGGAGCTCCGTTTGCATGCGCTCCACGTCCTTCGCTGATAGCTCCTGATGCTCCAACTGGTACTCCAGACGAGCGATCGACCCGTCAAGCTCAGACTCCTCCAGCTCTGCTCACAAAATAGGATATTTCACCAGGATAGgttaatcaaaatcattttttcagcaAATATTCTTTTTTCCCCTAATATCAAGAAAAGTAGATTTAAAAATACACATTAcatacatggggggggggggggttctgacATCTATTTAAACTGAAGggattttcaggtcaacataaTGGACTGCTAACATACTGACATTATTTACAGCACTGCAAAAACATCACATTCTCTCCCTCCTCCACtctcaaaatcacaaaaatgtgAAATCTGTAATCTTTTCATGTCGTCTCAAATGTAAGACAACATGCACTTGCACCCACTGTTTTTTCAATCACGTAACGTCACCAAAAACAGATTTCCTGTGGCCATACACGTAGAGTGTGGTCTAAGCAGTTGCTATCGGTGGTCAATTGGGTCATTACCCTACGCTGACCCAATCTAAAACTATCCAATAGCTTGAGTTTATAATGCAGACACTAATGCATGTCTTATACACAATTAGAACCCATTACTACCTAACCTTTTGTTTgcataaataaaatgtaaaacattaaattttgtttccctttattttactATACTTAAAATACATGATATAGGTTTGGATTTCAAAGCGTAATTCCTCTAAAAGTTAAAAGAGTGGTAGCCATGTTTACCCATTTGTCCTAGATGAAGATCAATTTCCTGCATCTTGAGTTCGTGAGTCTTCTTGTGTTCTCTCAGACTGACAAGGTAGTTAGAGAACCTCTCACAATCAATGGTCTTTGCCTTCATCTGCTCTTGAAGGTTTGGAATGCGACTCTGTAATAGGAGAGAGAAGGAAGGTTGGAAGACAATCTAAACTATTCTAAACTTGTAATATAGAGCATTCCCACAGGTACACAAGTAGGAGGACAAGTAATAAAAGCCTCTGCATCAAACCTAttatataattgtttttatgATCTAAACAGGTTTTCCCAATGATATGTCCTTCACTGTTACCCAATCTGAAACTGTTCTATACCTTAtaccagggctccacactaaccctttttttctactggtccaacctattcatgtcggaccagtagatacccagtttttcaattttttactggtccgaacctaaaatctactggtcccaaaaaataaagaaaacattaaaaaaaggcgtgagtttattttgctgtcctttcttgttaccccccccccccaaaaaaaaaaatgaaggaatgaatgaatgaaagacaaaaagaaagaaaggaagaaagaataaaagaaagcaaggaaggaagaaaaaagcaaaggtaaagaaaggatagatgtgaaggaaggaaaaaaagaaagaactaaagaaagaaagaaggaaaggaaggaaagaaagaacaaaaataagaaagaaagaacgaaagaaaaaaaggaaggaaagaaaggaagaaagaaagaaagaaaaaaaagaaggaaagaaatgatgcaagcaataaagaaagaaaaaacaaaagacagaaagtaatgaaaaaagaaaaagaaagaaggaaagaagcaataaaacaagaaagaaagggtaaaaatagagatggaaagaaggaaaaaagaaagaataaaagaaacgaaggaagaaaaaagtaaagaaaaaatgtgaaggaaggaaaaaaaaaaccaaagaaggaaaggaaggaaagaaagaacaaaagaaaaaaagaatgaaggaaagaaggaaagaaatgaagcaagcaatatagaaagaaagaacaaaagacaaagtaatgaaagaaagaaggaaagaaggaataaaaaaagaaagaaagggtaaaaggagagatggaaagaaggaaaacagaaagaaaggattgaaagaaggaagaaatcaagaaaagggaaaatgatagaaggaaaaaggaatgttgggaaggaataaagaaggaagggagcaagcaagcaatataaaaaaataaaaaaaaaatgtaaaagaataaatgaaaggaagaacaaaaaagaaagaccaaacttcaaagaaagaaaggaaaggaagcaagcagtaaataaaaggaagaaagaaaaggtaaaaggatagatggaacaaaggggaaaaagaaagaacaaaagacaaagaagaaaggaaggaatgaaagagagaaagggctgaaagaaggaataaaaacaagaaagggtaaagaaaggatggatggaatgaggaaagaaagaaagtaacaaagaatgaaggaaagaaaggggaaaagaaggaaggaaatgaagaaagaaagaagagataaatataggatggatggactcaagaattaaagaaagaaggaaatcaaaaaagaaagaaaaagaaagagcattagaaatagagaaaaatattaacaggacagaaagaatgaaagaacaaaagacaaagaaaaagggaaaattaaaaaagaaagacagtaaaagaagagagggaagaaacaaagaaagattgaataaaaagaaggaaagaaagattgaaagaaaacaaaggaagaaagctaaaactatcatcataaataaattatcagtttctttttggctcaattaaaatatactagtactagctacgaaagaaaccaagtgtatcaacacacacacaaatgcatatgtggggctatcatgtattcagacgatatcactcgaaacccgatctctttgaactaaaacagaagtgaaaatttctccttttactgcttacaaatgacagagttaccccaattttggcaaatttttaggaaatatggacattataagagcttttcattagtgtgaaatgtgaattttgacagttctgtgagagatttctgccagaggttagccaagcttcgttcgtgcagccagtaggaagtttaccatgtgggctgtgtggctggctagccacgtgtacactgtatgttaccctatcaaaaattgcatgcgattcattctgtgtgtgttctgtgtgtgaatgctagaatttaacgggaggaaaatggttcgcaatttgagtcatggaatatttttcatgtttatgttggactagcgaatttgaccatttctgaaaaagttactggcccaacaatagtttttattactgtttatgtcggacccataaatcttgctatttttggaaaaattactggcccgacaatgatattttttactggtcatgtcggaccagtaaatcttgctatttctgaaaatctactggtccgacagtgatttttaccggtctgggaccgtcggaccggcgctagtgtcgagccctgctTATACAAACCAAGTCCAAGCAGTGAGAACTTCCCATCAAGTGAAAAAGATGACAGGCAAGTAAGTTATTTTTACACTACTAGGTTGAGATCAatcgtcgtggtctagtggttctgactcttgcctttcaaacagagggtcgtgggttcgaatcctagccatggcgtgttttccttcagcaagaaatttattcacactgtgctgcactccacccaggtgaggtgaatgggtacccggcaggattaattccttgaatacttGAGCTCCTAGGCAgccaagctaaagccggggtaataatagcagggcccgctgggagaacagttttcggaactgaagtggctaacctgggtaaatataccgctattattattattattatcaaaataatgggTAAGAGTTGGACCTGATTCTAAAGTTGCTATGAGAGGGAAGTAAGTACCTGCTGTTGTTCCAATTCTTGTAACTCTGCTTTCAGTCGTTCTTCCTCTGCTACCAGATTGTCCATGTTGATATCTCCACCTTTGCTCATCTCTAGATCAGTCAagtgggaaaaaaaataaacagaaaaatcaataaCAGTCTGACCACGTTAATCAACCCTTCATTAATCAAGACGCCTCAATCCACCAGCTGGGCAATTCCAAAAATGAcaaacctttttgtacgtccgacccccactttcctcaagttttacttcaattcatcaactgaccaagtcatagtcctttgagaacattacagactttcataagaaccagaaatcagagacataaaatttcatgaaggtcccataAGGCATATTTAGGGGGTCcgatgtacatattttatggaattgcccagctGAATTGCCCCCTTTTCATGACTGGAAAACATCAGTTTTAATAAATGTCACGTTTACCAGCAAAGTGACATAATAGCTAATACAGAGTCATTGAGTAAGTACGAGAACCCCAAAGGCATTATAAAACTGATTCCTTGACCCTACAAATTTCCATCAAAAATTCACACTTCATTACAATAATATCCCTCCATTCACTTATACGGATGTAAGCCGGGTGACAAGACAGTTACTTCTGCAACATTTGATCCGGTCGAAGGGAAAAAGCAAGATGTCGTGGGGACTAGCTAAAGTCATTTAAACAATTGTTCGTCATGGTAACAAGGTATGGCAATAGAAATATATGCTGCGTCATATTGAGAGCTCCACTGACTTACATCAGCTGGTGCATAGAATATTCAAATTAAGTGTATCATATACTTACGGATAGCTTCCCTGAGTTTCCTCTCATGCACATCATACTGATCTTGTCCATTCATGTACTCAGCATAAGTATTCTCTAAGTAGTCAAAGTGCATCTGTtgtatttaacaaaaaatgttttaagaaaattCTGACTAGATAAAGTAGATATTAAGGCATATATTCAAGTAGTTGGTAAGGCCAGGGTTTATTGGGTTGCCTTATGACTTATCATGGAACTTATTTGATCTCCCTTTTATAAGTCGAGAAAAGGAGATAAAAAGCGTACATTAGTTCAAAATCAATTATTCTTTAACTATTTCCTGGATTATTCATTGGCATATAAGTGCCTATATAGGAATGACAATTCTGGTTGGCTTTGCAAGAATGTGATCTTGCCCATAAGTCCCACATGTTCACTTGATGTTAAGTGTCTAACATCAACTGAAATTTTGAGATATAATTCTTTCAGAGTCAAGTAAAGAATGGAATATTCCTAATTTTCTTTGCAGGtgaataatttcaaaaataaatggCCAGCAGAGAGAATTTCATGCACATAAAGatataaaaaagtgatttttcagaAACTTTGGTGGGGGAACCTGCATTCTATTAGCTGGTTTACCATAACCACCCATAACAGAAACATGGTTAAATTACTTTTTGTTAAAATAAACACAACTATGCTACTTACCTCTGAGTAAGCTTGTTCATCGAGACAACCAGGAACATCTTCATCAGTGAACAGTATCTCAGATACCCTTGTGTTCATGGCATACTGCAAGGATTCAACAGATGATTGTAATGGCAGAACAATGTTGAAAATACATTTCTGGCTTGCACCAAGTGTTAGACCCCTGTTACACCAAATTTCCAAAGTAGTCTCGGGGGCGCCCCGAGACCAGTCTCGGGCAGGTTTCTAATCCGGTCTAAGTGCACAATCCTACCCGAAACCCCTGCTGAGCAAACCTTTCTCGGACCGAGCCCCGAGACTGCTTTGGATTCAGTGTAAACACAAACCTGCCCGAGACTGGTCCGAGACAGGTTCACTTGATGTGCTACACGTGGAACGATTATCCAAACAACAAACACAGCGCGCTTGGCGCTCTGCCAAACCTATCTCGGACAGCTTTGGTAATTCGCACAGAAAGCTGTCTCGGGGTGCCCCGAGACTCGTTACGATTCCGATGTAATAGGGGGTAAAAAATTTAGGTCAACTTTTTGGAAACCACTCTTGGGGTGCCTCGAGACTGGTCTCGGGTAGGAAATCCGGTGTAACAGGGTTCATAGATAGCATTGGCATATTCAATCTGAAACTTCCCTAGCAAGCCTTTAACATTCAATGCTGATGATGAAGAGTTGCCCTAACAAGACCTGAGTCCAGTTGAATAAAAGCTGCTATTGATGTTACTTTGCCATTCAATAGtgactaccatggcaacaatgctcaacagccaatcaaaatcaagaattcaattaaaggagaatccagccttggccataaaatgttgtgttgggaaggagaaaaataaataaaaaagaatggtgaaagtttgaaagaaatcggaaaagcaataagaaagttatagctgctttaaaattgagatcattaatagtatgtagatttcaaattggcaactgggtaagtaaattatgacaaggggcaaggacaactttcccataggccatgtactttattatcagtgatttgtggttttctcctaagtacccattcccctgcgGCAGtgatctaaatataacccaggtagtatattgtttaatgtcctcatgaaagaaaaatataatttgaaataaaacttttgggaaaaatgacattttagccataatatgaagtggagtacatggaagagtagtccttgccttacatcactatgacatcccatatgcggccaatttgaagtctccatgagtatagtgattaccaatatttataacttttaaaaattcataactttcttgttgtttgtccaatattgttcagactttcacctatcaacttgtctgatttttctttttcttataaaaacaagtttttatttgggttggattcccctttaaagacaCGACTGGATgacaaagttactataatagtaacttttatgcaatgggcccCAGATGAATATGTCAGGCACAAATTATTGCAAGAATAAAGGGGTCAAATGGCCAAGTTCACTAAGAGTAAAGCAATATCATATCGGTAGCTTTATTTTGTGATTTATAGACATAGTCCTTTTATGCATAACTTTTTAAGTGGCAATAATCAAATTTCCAAATATGCAAACCTGATGCAATATCGAGCAGAATTAAACTCCAGAACTTAAACCTTTTGAGTGACAAAAAATGGTCATCCCAGCATTTAAATGAGCTAGGACAAACACGGTTCAGAGTTTATTAGTGAGCGGGGATTTGTTTTATAAAGATGTCTGCAAAGTTATGCATGACTTCATACATAACTTCATGCATGaatggaacatgttcttaggtgcaaAGTCAGTTACATAGGAATATGTCATGAAGAACAATAAAGGGTCATGTGTAAAGTCACTATAACTAatgatcagctttatgaaacaccctcgGGGGGCtgcttcacaaagatttaagtgtaacttagagtcgcacttctACTCTGTTGCAATTGGTATATAGCGCATTACCACACTGGCCAGATCATGAGCAGGTGAAACACACTAACGCGTATCCATCAATTACATTAGGCGTTAAATTACATTGAGCACATTGGCGCTTAAGCATgactctaagtcacacttaatCTTTGTTCTTTGATAAACCACAAGAGATTTTCCTACCTGGATGAAGTCACAGAGCCAGTGAAGAGCAGCCAGGACATGAGGCCATGCATGAGAACTACCAAGGGTGCACATGGAGCTCTTGGAGATGGTGAAAGgatatctgaaaataaaaaaggtcacAAAAAAGAATTAGCTGAGAGGGTTTACCCAGgcttaaattcacaaaaatactctaatagagaaaaatcatgcAAACAAGTCActaaagatttcatcaaaatcggatgaggAACAATTAAGTTATGCCATTAaataaagttttgcattatttctgTGATATAGTTCTTTGCATGTTTACATGAATATGCAACAAGCAAGCTGATGGTCTCATCTCCCCActatattttctattattttattatattttaagttGACCCATTCAAAGCTTCATTTATCATGAAAACTATCCATTTCAGGTATAAATGGATAACCCGATACATAATGCCTCAAGCATCCACTGTTAGCGACTACGTATGATAGGCAGACACCCAAAAAGATCAAAGTTTGTTTATTTACTTCAGTTCTTTGAATTTTGCTGGAATCTCCTCGTCAATCTTCGGGCCAACAACATAGTCCTCATCTAGGAAGTTGTAGAGGAACTGGAAGACTCGGACAAAATCTTTGGTTGTTGGAGACATCAACTGCTTCACAGAAATGGGATGTGAAAAACCATGTTCCTGTAAGAACTGAAAAGACAGAATACAATATTTAGCCAAATTTGTCTTGAATAAGATATGGACATGATTCCAAATAAGAATTTggtcaattgaaataataataaatgactAATTGATAATTGCATATCACATTTCCGTAGGGAAGAATCCAACTTCTTCTAAAGATAAATAAAAGCGCTTTCAGTGGGTTATCCAATGAACTTGGTgcattgctacatgtatgtccatgcATAAATTATCAATTGTTAGGCATATGATTGAAGCCCTCTTTTAAATCTAAAATTACCATAAAAAAGCAACAAAACCAAATTTGTCTACAGTACTCTGAAGTTGAACATGCACTTTAATACACAACACATCACTTTAGAATTCTTGTGTCATTAATTTACTGTGGCCAGTGAATATGTGTTTATAATTCACATAAGCTTTTAAATTGtcattatttatgaaatatcaatgtataaaaataagaaacacCTACATCTATGATCCTCCTGATTTCTTTTTGCATGTAAGACTTGTCACTGATTGGACGTGATTCCCGAAGTACCTCTCTTGACATGTTGGAACGCCCATAGCCACTGGAAGGCCTGAAAACAATCAAATTAAATCTGCCATAAATTTTCACTAGATTATGGTAAATACAATCAGGCACCTTATCAAAAGTCGGATATAATGAGCAACTTGTCGTTTTGTAGCCATTTTCTAGTCCTTTTGAAGAACAGCTAGAAAACAGTGATTAtcactagtctgcaggcacagaccctgattgagactttgatcaacaagtgtgtctccatgcaaagactagcacatacaaaacttgccgTTTCAattgagcgagagggccttcagtacagaaggcatgagtaggctgcaattcagaccctttactagagtgaagggtttgcacagcagactagatTATCTCAGGCATAGCATTTTACATGACACTGCCACAAAACATTGAGTTTTGTTAATTTTGCACAGTTCTGTTCACTGTGATAGAGCAGTGTCTTGTCTCATCATCACAACAAGAGACAGATTTAGGAGACCCATTGTGAATGGTACGCAGTGTTGTAAAATCTCACCATAAATGTGCTATGCAGGTTTCCATAAATATTctccattgttttgtgtatcaTGACTGAGAGGATTAGAGATGACCAGGACAGCATATCCTGTAATTATTGTTCGGATGTTTTATCCCACTGTAAcgatagtaacagtgcttctaaaccaatcaaaatcaagaaaagtagACCTG
Proteins encoded in this window:
- the LOC129255719 gene encoding kinetochore protein NDC80 homolog, with amino-acid sequence MHRQSAGRASISSSGNRRSSVGPLRVKHDNAAASTSRAAGNGFMRRSSGAGAAGPRKSTAPKSNFGFSNTRRPSSGYGRSNMSREVLRESRPISDKSYMQKEIRRIIDFLQEHGFSHPISVKQLMSPTTKDFVRVFQFLYNFLDEDYVVGPKIDEEIPAKFKELKYPFTISKSSMCTLGSSHAWPHVLAALHWLCDFIQYAMNTRVSEILFTDEDVPGCLDEQAYSEMHFDYLENTYAEYMNGQDQYDVHERKLREAIQMSKGGDINMDNLVAEEERLKAELQELEQQQSRIPNLQEQMKAKTIDCERFSNYLVSLREHKKTHELKMQEIDLHLGQMELEESELDGSIARLEYQLEHQELSAKDVERMQTELRQANSSLDQVERENQALDQEIWAEERSIAKKQEELERKVNAYNSLARKLKLIPADAENAHGIDYELRLNFHSIYTQHSPMLDFVSTIKPALIQLKKNINGEVHKLHSQRLNEEEALDQVKEMTEGKREEIRKLESQVQRLEKDVNAFKEKTRDETQAMTDRLADIEKEKEMARASGSTDVAQTQEQVRQMQSRYEEGCQTMQMERENYDKFLTQVCTMILEHKAKIQNHVRHLQEEAHNHLEVIRSMEIPQHPNPST